The nucleotide sequence CTCATGCACCCACGACCGACCGGCCATCCAGAACCGCAGAAGCGTCATCCGGGACCGCAGGACGCGTCGTCCGGTGCCGGGCAGCGCCGTCGTCAGGTGCCGGAGTCACCGGCACCGGCGTCGGTCAGGTTGGCGCTGATCCGCACGGTGGTGCCCTCCGGACCGCTGCGCACAAGCATCTCGTCGCTGAGCTGCCGGGCCAGCCAGAGCCCCCAGCCGCCGGCGATCTCCGGAGCCGGTCGCCGCCGGTCGTCGATCCGTTCGGTCCGGATGCCGGCACCGTTGTCGGAGACGAGGCAGTAGAGAATTTCGCCGGTACGCCACAGGCGCAGCCAGCCCTGCCCGCCGCCGTGGCGTACCGCGTTGGTGATCAGCTCGTTGACGGCGAGTACGAAGTCGTCCAGCCGTGTCCCGTCGAGACCGGCTTCCCCCGCGCACGCCGTCACGGTGTGCCGGAGCTCGGTCACCCGGTCGCCGTCGAAGGTCTCGGCGAGCAGTGGCGGTGACCCGTCCGAGGCGACAGCCGTGGGCGCGAGGGGATCTGTGTCGCTCATGGCCGTCCCACTGCTGCTCGTCGAGTCCTTTCGTGGCTTTCCCACCCTACGTCAGGGTATGTAGCTGCGCATCCGGGCCACCGGGTCGGGAAGACGGGTGCACGGGTCGTCCCGCCGAGGGCGGTTGTGCGATGGTCGGTGGCGTGCCGGACTCGTCGAGCGACGCGCCGGGCGGGCGCCGCCGCGACCCGCCCGGCAGCCTCCAGGCGCCGCTGTGGCGGTCCATCGCCGTCTACCGGTTCGCCGCCCTGGCGTACGTCGCCGTGCTGGCGGTACGCAACCTGGGCGACTACACGCATCCGGTGTCGGGTGCGGTACTCCTGCTCGCGATGACCGGCTGGACCGTGCTCAGCGCGTACGCGTACGCCGATCCGGCCTGGCGGCGCTGGCCGCTGCTCCTGGCCGACCTGGCCGTGGTGCTGGCGGTGGTGGTCGCCGCCCCCCGGGTGGTCGGCCGGGACGTCATGCACGACGGGGTGCCCCCGCCCAGCGTCGCCTGGCTGGCCGGGCCGGTGCTCGCCTGGGCGGTCTCCGGCGGGCGGCGGCGGGGCGTGGTGGCGGCACTTGTCATCGGCGTCACCGACCTGGTGGCCCGGGAGCGGTTCGCCCAGGCGTCGCTCACCGGTGCCGCGCTGATGCTGCTGGCCGGGATCGCCGTCGGGCACGTCGTCCGGCTCGCCGTGATCGCCGAGGAGCGGTTGCAGCGGGCGGTCGAGCTGGAGGCGGCGACTCGGGAACGGGAGCGGCTGGCCCGGGGGATCCACGACTCGGTCCTCCAGGTGCTGGCCCTGGTGCAGCGCCGCGGTGCAGACCTGGACGGCGAGGCCGGCGAACTGGCCCGGCTCGCCGGTGAACAGGAGGCGGCGCTGCGGTCGCTTGTCGCCAGCCGGGCACCGGACGGGCTGGACCGGCAGGAGGTCGACCTGCGCGCGATGCTCGGCGGGTACGCCTCGCCGACCGTCTCGATCGCCGCTCCGGCGACCTCGGTACCACTGCCCGCCGGAGTCGCCGGTGAGGTCGCTGCGGCCGTCGGTGCGGCGCTCGACAACGTGGCCCGGCACGGCGGCGGACGGGGCTGGGTGCTGGTCGAGGACGATCCGGCCGCGGTCACCGTCTCGGTCCGTGACGACGGGCCGGGCATCCCGCCGGGGCGGCTGACCGAGGCGGCCGGTCAGGGGCGGCTCGGCGTGGTCCAGTCGATCGAGGGCCGGATCGCCGACCTCGGCGGCACGGTCCGGATCAGCTCCGCCCCGGGCGAGGGGACCGAAGTGGAACTCCGGATACCCCGTGGCCCGTCCGTCCCCGGGCAGCGCACGGACCGGTGACCGGTCGCCCGGAACGGCTCGACCGGTCGCCCGACACGGCTTGACCAGGTGCACGGCATGGGCTTGACCGGGGCACGCCACGGGCTCGTCTAGGCTCGCCGATGTGACCGACGAGGGCGTGCCGGAAGTCCGGGTGATGGTGGTCGACGACCATCCGATGTGGAGGGAAGGGGTGGCCCGCGACCTCACCGAGGCCGGCTACCAGGTCGTCGCCACCACCGGCGAGGGGCGGCAGGCTGTCCGGGTGGCCCCGGCAACCCGGCCCGACGTCGTCGTACTCGACCTGCAACTGCCGGACGTCTCCGGCGTGGAGGTGCTCCGGGCGCTGCTCGCCGAACTGCCCGGGGTGCGGGTGCTGATGCTCTCGGCCAGCGGCGAACAGCAGGACGTGCTGGACGCGGTCAAGGCCGGGGCCACCGGCTACCTGCTCAAGTCGGCCGGGCCGGCGGAGTTCCTGGACGCGGTACGGCGTACCGCGGCCGGTGACGCGGTCTTCACCCCGGGGCTGGCCGGGCTGGTGCTCGGGGAGTACCGGCGGATCGCCGCCGCGCCGGCACCGCCCGGTGACTCCCTGCCCCGACTCACCGACCGGGAGACCGAGGTGCTCCGGCTGGTCGCCAAGGGGATGTCCTACAAGCAGATCGCCGGCCGGCTCGGGCTGTCCCACCGTACGGTGCAGAACCACGTGCAGAACACGCTCGGCAAGCTGCAACTGCACAACCGGGTGGAACTCACCCGCTACGCCATCGAGCAGGGGCTCGACGGGTGACCGGCCGACGGCCGAGCGCTCAACGGCCGAGCGGCCGGGGTCGTCACGGCGGTGGCTGGGTCTCGTTGATCGCCAACTCCTCGGCACTGGCACCGCCGCCCGCGGCGCCCCGGTCGAAGGCGACCGAGTCGGTCTCGTCGTCGTCGCGGGCCCCCTCGTCCGGCTCCACCAGCCGGCCGACCGGCCCGCCGCCGGGCGCGTCGCCGAGGTTGCCGTGGTCGTAGATCGACACCGGGGAGTTCGGGTCGGAGGTCGGACCCGGGTCCAGCACGTCCGCGTCGAGCTGTGCCTCGGCGGCCGCCTCCTCGCTGTCCGCCTCGCCGGAGATCGCCTCGTCGGCCGGGCCGGCGAGCGGCTCCTCGACCGGGATGTCGGGCCGTTCCTGGGCGAGCTTGTAGTCCAGCGGCTCACCGTCGGCCTGCTCCTCGGCGGTGTTGCCGTACCGGTCGACCCCGAGGGGCTGGCGGTCGGTGGGAAGTGCGGCGGGATTCCGGCCGTCCGCCTCCCGACCGGTCTCGACGTCGTCACGGGCCGTCGAGTCGTCGTCGGCGGTGTCGGGCAGACCCTCCGCCTCCGGGTCGGACACGGGCGTCGGAAACTCGTCATCGCGCATGACAGACCACTACCCGCTCCCCGGGTACCCGTAACCGGGCGAAGGCGGACCGGCCACTCCGCCGGTGGACCGCCGGCCGGCGCTCAGGCCGGGCCGGGCCCGGGCCGGCGCTCCGCCGGTGAACCGCCGGAAGCCCGACGGCGCGGGATTAGCCGGCGGCGGAACGGGAAGGACCGCGACGGCGCGGGCGGTGACGTTCCCGCCACGCAGGGCGTCGACGCGTCCGGTGGGCGGGCCGATCGGGTCGGCGGGCCGGTTTGCCAGGTTTCCGCTCGGCCCGTCGCGGTTAATGGGAGCCTCTGATCGAACGGCCCTAGCCTGCCGTAGCCGTCGCTGGAGGTGACCATGCGCGTTGGCCTCGTCTGCGCACACGCCGGCCCGCCGCAGGAGCGTCGCCGTCAGTTCGCCGGCACGCACCAGCACGTGGCCCGGGTGGCCGTGGAACTGACCGAACGGGGCCACGACGTCCGCGTGTACGAGCGGCTCGACGACCCGGACGCGCCACCGACCACCGAGATCGGCGGGTACCGGGTGGAACGGGTGCCGGTCGGGCCGTCCCGGCGGGCCGCCACCGCCGAGCTGGTGCCGTACGTGCCGGAACTCGGCCGCTGGCTCACGGACCGCTGGGCCGGGGAGTGGGCGCCCGAGGTGGTGCACGGGCACTTCTGGGTCGGCGGGCTGGCGGCGGCGAGCGCCGTCCGGGAGACCGTCATCCCGGTCGTGCAGACCTTCCACTCCCTCGGCGTCGAGCAGCAGCGCCACCTCGGCCAGGCGTACCGCGGCCCGGGTGAGCGGATCCCGCTGGAGCTGGCGCTGACCAGGGCGGTCGACATGGCGGTGGCCGGGTGCACCGACGAGGTCGACGAGCTGACCCGAATGGGTCTGCAGCGCGCCTCCGTGGTGGTGGTGCCGGCGGGCGTGGACACCGAACTCTTCGCCCCGGAGGGCGAGGCGGTTTCCCGGGACCGGCGACCACGCATCCTGGCCGCCGGCGGGCTGGAGCCCGGACACGGGCAGGAGGACCTGATCCGGGCGATGCGGCTGGTCGGGGACGCCGAGCTGGTGATCGCCGGCGGCCCGTCCGCCGACGGCCTCAACAACCACGCCGAGGCCCGGCGGCTGCGGAAGATCGCCGAGGCCAGCGGGGTCGCCGACCAGGTCCGGCTGGTCGGCACGGTGCCGCACGACCAGATGCCCGCCTGGTACCGCTCGGCGGACGTGGTGGCCTGCACCCCCCGGTACGCCTCCGCCGGCCGTATCCCGCTGGAGGCGATGGCCTGCGGGGTGCCGGTGGTCGGCTACTCGATGGGCGGCATCGTGGACACCGTGGTCGACGAGGTCACCGGCCGGCTCGTCCCGCCCGGCGACGTACGCGGCCTCGGGGTGACCCTGCGCCGGCTGCTCGCCGCCGACGCGGAGCGGTTCGCGTACGGGCACGCGGCGGTGGACCGGGTGCGGTGCAGTTACACCTGGGACCGTACGGCCGGCGCGCTGGAGCGCCTCTACGAGCGGGTGGTGCGCCGCCGCCAGCCCGCCCCGAGCTGACCCGCCGACCGACCCGACCGACCCGACACGCCAGCCCGGTCCCGTCTCGTGCTCAGCGGCGCGGGAGCGGTACGACGGAGGTGGACCGGCGCCGGCCGGGTGTGGTCGACCGGGGTAGTCCCGGCGCGGGACCTGCCGGCAGGGCCGCCCGGGATCCCGAACGCCGTTCCCGGTCGCGCCGGTGTGGCAGCTCGCGCTGGCTGGGCAGCAGGGTGTGCTGGTGCTGCGGCTCGGCGTACCGGGTCAGGCCGAGCACCGCGGCCAGGGTGATCAGGAAGCCGACCGCGGCCAGCCACTCCCGGCCCGGCCAGATCCGGTCGCCGAGCAGCAGCAGCCCGACGATCGCCGCCGGCACCGCACCGGCGGCGTCCATCGCGGCCACCGCGGCGGTGGTCGAGCCGCGCTGCATCGCCAGGCCGAGCAGCAGTTGGCCGACGATCGAGTGGACGATCAGCAGGTAGAGCAGCGGGTCCCGGAGGAAGGCCTCGAACGAGTGCACCGAGGCGAGCGGGCGGGCGGCCACCGCGGCGGCCGAGAACGCCAGCCCGGCCAGCGCGCCGAGGGCGACCGAGCCCGGCACGCCGTGCAGGCGTACGGCGGGAAAACCGAGCGCGCCGATCACGCCGAGTGCGACGACCAGCCCGACCACCCCGGCGGTCCCCAGCTGCCGGGACGGCGCCGGTTTGGCGGCCAGCACCAGCGCGGTTATGCCGGCCAGCAGCAGCACCAGCAGCACCACCTCGGCGGCCGGCAGGCGCCACTTGAGCAGCAGCACTCCGAGCACGGCGGTCACGCCCAGCCCGGCCGCCACGCTCGCCTGGACCAGGAACAGCGGCAGGTCCCGCCGGGCCAGGAAGGCCAGGACGAAGCCGAGCATCTGGCAGGTCAGCCCGACCAGATAGCTGCGGTGCCCGGCCAGTCGCAGCAGCAGCCCGGGGTCGAAGGTGTGGTGCAGGGTCGTCCGGGTCGCGGCCACCGACTGGAGCAGGTTGGCCACGCCATAGGCGGCGATCATGGCCGCGAGGAAGCACCAACCGGTAGACACCTGGCGAGGATAGAGGCTGCCGCCCCGCTTCGCTCGGCCGGCTAGCCGAGCCGGTCGAGCAGATCCTGGTGCAGTTTCCCGTTGCTGGCGACCGCGCTCCCGCCACCCGGGCCGGGACGTCCGTGCAGGTCGGTGAAGGTGCCACCGGCCTCGGTCACGATCGGGATCAGCGCGGCCAGGTCCCACAGCGACAGCTCCGGCTCGACCATCGCGTCGACCGCACCCTCGGCGAGCAGCATGTAGCCGTAGAAGTCGCCGTACGCCCGGCTCCGCCACACCGTCCGGATGATGTCCAGCACCGGGTCGAGCCGGCCGGTCTCCTCCCACCCGTTCAGCGACGAGTAACAGAAGCTGGCGTCGGCGAGCCGGCCGACCCCCGAGACCCGGATCGGGGTGGCCGCGGCCTGGTGCCGGCCGGCGTACGCCCCGAGTCCGGTCGCCGCCCACCAGCGGCGGCCCAGGGCCGGTGCGGAGACCAGCCCGACGACCGGGGTGTCGCCCTCCATCAGCGAGATCAGGGTGGCCCAGATCGGCACGCCCCGGACGAAGTTCTTGGTGCCGTCGATCGGGTCGATCACCCACTGCCGGGTGCCGGCTCCGGCTGCCGGGCCGGAGGCGCCGTACTCCTCGCCGAGCACGCCGTCCCGGGGCCGGGTGCGGGCCAGGGTGGCCCGGAGCGCCTTCTCCACCGCGGTGTCCGCGTCGGTGACCGGGGTCAGGTCCGGTTTCGCCTCGACGTGCAGGTCCAGGGCCCGGAACCGGGCCATCGAGATCGAGTCGGCGGTGTCGGCGAGCATGTGCGCCAGAGACAGGTCGTCCGCGTGCCGGGCCATGGCGGAAACCTACTCGATCCGGTCGAGCCGGGTGCGTTAGCATCCCGCGCCGTGGCCACCGAACCGATTTCCGACGTCTCTCCCGAAGTACTGATCGGCCTGCTCGCCGAGCCGGACCGGCTGGCCGTCTTCGCCGCCGTGGTGCTCGGCGCGGGCGGTCCGGCCGAGGTGGCGGAGCGGACCGGGCTGCCCGCCCGGACCGTGCACGCCGCGCTGCGCCGGCTGGAGTCCGGCGGCCTGGTCGAGACCGTGGACGACCGGACGGTCGCCCTGGTCGGCGCGTTCAAGGAGGCGGTACGCGCCCACCCGCCGACCCCGGCCGTGCCCGACGCGGAGCTGGACCCGGACCGGGCCACCGCCGCGGTGCTCCGATCCTTCGTCCGGGGCGGCCGGATCACCCAACTGCCGGCCGCGCAGGGCAAGCGCCGGTTGCTGCTGGAGCACGTCGTGACGACCTTCGTCCCCGGGGTGCGCTATTCCGAGCGGGAGGTGAACGCCCTGCTCCGGGCCTGGCACGACGACTACGCCGCGCTGCGCCGCTATCTCGTCGACGAGGTGCTGCTGACCCGCCGGGACGGCGTCTACTGGCGCAGCGGCGGCCCGGTCGACATCGATCCCGGCCCGACCGCCACCGACCCCGACGGCCTGCCCGGCTAGCGTTCCGGCCACCGGGTCGCCTCTGGCGGGTGGCTACCCGGTCGCCTCGGCGCGGCCTATTCGGTCTCGCCGGCCCGGGAGGCCAGCAACCGGCGGTACGACGCCAGCCGGCGCGGGTCGGCGTTGCCGGCCGCCACCCAGGCGTCCAACGCACAGTCCGCCTCGTCCGAGGTGTGCTCGCAGTTCGGCGGGCACTCCACGGTCCCCTCCACCAGGTCGGGAAAGCCGTGCAGCAGGCTCGCGGCGGAGACGTGCGCCAGGCCGAAGCTGCGTACCCCCGGGGTGTCGACGATCCAGCCGGGGTGCGGGGTACGCCGGCCGCCACCCTTACCCGCCTTGGACCCGGCCGGCCCGGCAAGCGACGGCAGGCGGAGCGCGACCGCGCTGGTGGAGGTGTGCCGGCCCCGGCCGATCGCGCTGACCGTGCCGACCGCCCGGTCCGCCTCCGGCACCAGCCGGTTGACAAGCGTCGACTTGCCCACCCCGGAGTGCCCGACCAGCACCGACAGGCGCTCGGCGAGCAGCCCGCGCAGCTCGTCGAGGTCCGAGTCGGGCCCGACGAGTACGTGCGGCAGGTCCAGCTCCGCGTAGTAGCCGAGCACCCCCTCCGGAGTGGCCAGGTCGGACTTGGTCAGGCAGAGCAGCGGCTCGATGTCGGCGTCGTACGCCGCCACCAGGCAGCGGTCGATGAACCCGGTCCGGGGCGGCGGGTCGGCCAGCGAACTGACGATCACGAGCTGGTCGGCGTTGGCCACCACCACCCGTTCGAGCCGCCCCTCGGCGGTGCTCTCGTCGTCGTCGGCGGTACGCCGCAGCACCGAGGTCCGCTCGGCGATCCGGACGATCCGGGCCAGCGCGCCGGCCGTGCCGGAGGTGTCCCCGACCAGGGCCACCCGGTCGCCGACGACCACCGACTTGCGGCCCAGCTCCCGGGCCCGCATCGCGGTCACCGTCCCCGCGCCGTCCCCCGCCTCGACGCCAGCCCCCGCGCCGTTACCGGGGCCGGACCGGTCACCCCGGCCGCCCGCTGGGTCGTCGCCGGTGACGCAGGTGTAGCGGCCCCGGTCCACGGCGACCACGAATCCGTCCACCGCGTCGGAGTGTCGGGGGCGGGTGCGGGTGCGCGGACGGGACGAGCGCCCGGGCCGGACCCGTACGTCGTCCTCGTCGTACTCCCGCCGCTTGCCGGCCAGTTCCGCCCCCGTCTCGTCGTCGGCGTCGAATCGGCGGCGACCGGCGCGGGAACGTACCGGTCCCGGCTATCGGCGCCCGTCGCCGCCGGTCACCATCGTCGACCATAGTGCCGGGAACTCGGGCATGGTCTTCGAGGTACATGCCACGTCGTCCAACCCGATCCCCGGCACTGTGAGCCCGATCACCGCTGCCGCGTGCGCCATCCGGTGGTCGGCGTAGGTCCGGAACGTGCCGCCACGCAGCGGTCGAGGTCGGATCTCCAGCCCGTCGGCGGTGTCGGTGACCTCGGCGCCGAGCCCGTTCAGCTCCCGGGCCAGCGCGGCCAGCCGGTCGGTCTCGTGTCCCCGGATGTGTCCCACCCCGCGCAGCCGGGACGGCGAGTCGGCCAGTACGGCGAGGGCGGCCAGCACCGGCGTGAACTCGCTGACGTCGGAGAGGTCGGCGTCCAGCCCGCGGATCGTCCCGGTGCCGCGCACCGTCAGGCCGTCGGTGCCCAGCGTCACCTCGCCACCCATCCGGGAGAGCAGGTCCCGCAGCGTGTCGACCGGTTGCAGGCTGCTGCGCGGCCAGCCGAGCAGGGTGACGCCGCCGCCGGTGACAAGCGCGGCGGCGAAGAACGGCACCGCGCCGGAGAGGTCTGGTTCGATGTCCCAGCCGCGTCCGGAGAGCCGACCCGGCTCCACCGTCCAGACGTCCGGGGTGGCGTCGTCGACGGCGGCACCGGCGGCCCGGAGCATCTGCACGGTCATCCGCAGGTGCGGCGCGGACGGCACCGGCGGCCCGACGTGCCGGACCACGATCCCGCGCTCGAACCGGGCGGCGCCGAGCAGCAGCCCGGAGACGAACTGGCTGGAGGCCGAGGCGTCGAGCACCACCTCGCCGCCGGCCACCCGCCCGGCGCCGCGCACCGTCAGCGGCAGGCTGGCGCCCTCGGTGGTGTCGATGCCCACCCCGATGGAGCGCAGCGCCTCGACCAGCGGGCCGAGCGGGCGGGTCCGGGTGTGCGGGTCGCCGTCGAAGGTGACCGGCCCCTCGGCCAGCCCGGCGACCGGCGGCACGAACCGCATGACCGTGCCAGAGAGCCCCACGTCGACGTGCGCCGGGCCCCGGAACGGGTGCGGCCGGACCAGCCAGCGCTCGTCATCCACTGTGGAGACGTGTGCGCCCATCGCGCGCAGCCCGGCGGCCATCAGCTCGGTGTCCCGGGCGCGCAGCGGCTGGCGCAGCGTGGAGGGGCCGTCGGCCACCGCGCTGAGCACCAGGGCGCGGGCGGTCAGCGACTTGGAACCGGGCAGCCGCAGCGTCGAGGCGACCGGGTCGGTCGCGGTCGGCGCGGTCCAGGGTTCGAGCGGGCGGACCGCCGTCAGGTTCGGCACCCGTACATCCTGCCCCCTGGCCGGGCGGACCGGATCCGAGTCCCGGCCCCTCCCGCCTGGCGGGACGGCCGGCCGGGCCGGAAGCACCGGCGTGACCGGGTCTGCCGGGCGGGCCGGGCCGCCGGGGCCGGGGTACGGGACGGCCGGCCGGCGCCGGAGGCGCTAGCGTTGCCCCCATGTGCGGCAGGTACGCCACCACCCGGAGCGCGGCCGATCTGAGCGCCCTCTTCGAGGCGTTCGACGAGACCGGTGGCCGGCTCGCCGCCGACTACAACGTGGCGCCGACCGATCCGGTGCCGGTCGTGCGGCGCGACGTCGACTCGGACCCTCCGGTGCTCTCGGTGGCCCGCTGGGGGTTGCTGCCGCACTGGGCGAAGGACACCCGGGGTGCGGCCCGCATGATCAACGCTCGCGCGGAGACGGTCGCCACCACCCGGGCGTACGCGCAGTCGTTCGCCCGGCGCCGCTGCCTCGTCCCGGCCGACGGCTGGTACGAGTGGGTCCGCCGGGACGGCGGCAAGCAGGCGTACTTCATGACTCCGCGCGACGGTGGGGTGCTCGCCTTCGCCGGTCTCTGGTCGCGTTGGCACGGCGCCGGCGAACCACTGCTGACCACGAGTGTGGTCACCACGGCCGCCCTCGGCGAACTGGCCCTGGTGCACGACCGGATGCCGCTGCTGCTGCCCCGGGACCGCTGGGCCGACTGGCTCGACGGCGACGACGACCCGGCCGTGCTGCTCGCGCCGCCGGACGGGAAATCGCTGGCCGAGATCGAGATCCGGCCGGTCGGCAAGGCCGTCGGCGACGTCCGCAACGACGGCCCGGAACTCGTCGCCCGGGTCCCCGCCGCGCCGCTGCGAGCGTTACCAGAAGGGCCGATGGCGACGACGCTGTTCTGAACACGGAACCGCGCATTTGCCTGCACCGATTTGTCACCGTTCGGGGTGGAACGTCGGCGGGACTTTTCCACACCTTTGCTGAGAGCACTTGTCACGCATCGTGTTGGTGCGATAGAACACAGCGCCGACAGTGGGTGTCGGCTCGCACCGGGCGAGCGGCACTCACCGATCTTCGTCGGTCCCACGGGGGAGGTGGGTGAATGACACGGGCGCGGATGCCACGCCCGCACGAGGTTGCCGCGGCACGACGAGACCCGAGATTGCTTCGGGCTCTGAGCGAGCGGCGCCTGGACGATGCCTGGCGTACCCGGGGGGTGTGCCAGAGCGTGGACCCGGAAACGTTTTTCCCGGCGCCCAGCGAGCCGGCCGATTCGGCCGTCGCGCTGTGCCGGACCTGTGACGTGCAGGGCCCCTGCCTCGC is from Micromonospora sp. WMMD1102 and encodes:
- a CDS encoding ATP-binding protein, which translates into the protein MSDTDPLAPTAVASDGSPPLLAETFDGDRVTELRHTVTACAGEAGLDGTRLDDFVLAVNELITNAVRHGGGQGWLRLWRTGEILYCLVSDNGAGIRTERIDDRRRPAPEIAGGWGLWLARQLSDEMLVRSGPEGTTVRISANLTDAGAGDSGT
- a CDS encoding DUF5931 domain-containing protein, whose product is MPDSSSDAPGGRRRDPPGSLQAPLWRSIAVYRFAALAYVAVLAVRNLGDYTHPVSGAVLLLAMTGWTVLSAYAYADPAWRRWPLLLADLAVVLAVVVAAPRVVGRDVMHDGVPPPSVAWLAGPVLAWAVSGGRRRGVVAALVIGVTDLVARERFAQASLTGAALMLLAGIAVGHVVRLAVIAEERLQRAVELEAATRERERLARGIHDSVLQVLALVQRRGADLDGEAGELARLAGEQEAALRSLVASRAPDGLDRQEVDLRAMLGGYASPTVSIAAPATSVPLPAGVAGEVAAAVGAALDNVARHGGGRGWVLVEDDPAAVTVSVRDDGPGIPPGRLTEAAGQGRLGVVQSIEGRIADLGGTVRISSAPGEGTEVELRIPRGPSVPGQRTDR
- a CDS encoding response regulator transcription factor, with amino-acid sequence MVVDDHPMWREGVARDLTEAGYQVVATTGEGRQAVRVAPATRPDVVVLDLQLPDVSGVEVLRALLAELPGVRVLMLSASGEQQDVLDAVKAGATGYLLKSAGPAEFLDAVRRTAAGDAVFTPGLAGLVLGEYRRIAAAPAPPGDSLPRLTDRETEVLRLVAKGMSYKQIAGRLGLSHRTVQNHVQNTLGKLQLHNRVELTRYAIEQGLDG
- a CDS encoding DUF5709 domain-containing protein, translated to MRDDEFPTPVSDPEAEGLPDTADDDSTARDDVETGREADGRNPAALPTDRQPLGVDRYGNTAEEQADGEPLDYKLAQERPDIPVEEPLAGPADEAISGEADSEEAAAEAQLDADVLDPGPTSDPNSPVSIYDHGNLGDAPGGGPVGRLVEPDEGARDDDETDSVAFDRGAAGGGASAEELAINETQPPP
- a CDS encoding glycosyltransferase, which codes for MRVGLVCAHAGPPQERRRQFAGTHQHVARVAVELTERGHDVRVYERLDDPDAPPTTEIGGYRVERVPVGPSRRAATAELVPYVPELGRWLTDRWAGEWAPEVVHGHFWVGGLAAASAVRETVIPVVQTFHSLGVEQQRHLGQAYRGPGERIPLELALTRAVDMAVAGCTDEVDELTRMGLQRASVVVVPAGVDTELFAPEGEAVSRDRRPRILAAGGLEPGHGQEDLIRAMRLVGDAELVIAGGPSADGLNNHAEARRLRKIAEASGVADQVRLVGTVPHDQMPAWYRSADVVACTPRYASAGRIPLEAMACGVPVVGYSMGGIVDTVVDEVTGRLVPPGDVRGLGVTLRRLLAADAERFAYGHAAVDRVRCSYTWDRTAGALERLYERVVRRRQPAPS
- the hisN gene encoding histidinol-phosphatase, whose translation is MARHADDLSLAHMLADTADSISMARFRALDLHVEAKPDLTPVTDADTAVEKALRATLARTRPRDGVLGEEYGASGPAAGAGTRQWVIDPIDGTKNFVRGVPIWATLISLMEGDTPVVGLVSAPALGRRWWAATGLGAYAGRHQAAATPIRVSGVGRLADASFCYSSLNGWEETGRLDPVLDIIRTVWRSRAYGDFYGYMLLAEGAVDAMVEPELSLWDLAALIPIVTEAGGTFTDLHGRPGPGGGSAVASNGKLHQDLLDRLG
- a CDS encoding DUF2087 domain-containing protein, which produces MATEPISDVSPEVLIGLLAEPDRLAVFAAVVLGAGGPAEVAERTGLPARTVHAALRRLESGGLVETVDDRTVALVGAFKEAVRAHPPTPAVPDAELDPDRATAAVLRSFVRGGRITQLPAAQGKRRLLLEHVVTTFVPGVRYSEREVNALLRAWHDDYAALRRYLVDEVLLTRRDGVYWRSGGPVDIDPGPTATDPDGLPG
- the rsgA gene encoding ribosome small subunit-dependent GTPase A is translated as MDGFVVAVDRGRYTCVTGDDPAGGRGDRSGPGNGAGAGVEAGDGAGTVTAMRARELGRKSVVVGDRVALVGDTSGTAGALARIVRIAERTSVLRRTADDDESTAEGRLERVVVANADQLVIVSSLADPPPRTGFIDRCLVAAYDADIEPLLCLTKSDLATPEGVLGYYAELDLPHVLVGPDSDLDELRGLLAERLSVLVGHSGVGKSTLVNRLVPEADRAVGTVSAIGRGRHTSTSAVALRLPSLAGPAGSKAGKGGGRRTPHPGWIVDTPGVRSFGLAHVSAASLLHGFPDLVEGTVECPPNCEHTSDEADCALDAWVAAGNADPRRLASYRRLLASRAGETE
- the aroA gene encoding 3-phosphoshikimate 1-carboxyvinyltransferase, which encodes MPNLTAVRPLEPWTAPTATDPVASTLRLPGSKSLTARALVLSAVADGPSTLRQPLRARDTELMAAGLRAMGAHVSTVDDERWLVRPHPFRGPAHVDVGLSGTVMRFVPPVAGLAEGPVTFDGDPHTRTRPLGPLVEALRSIGVGIDTTEGASLPLTVRGAGRVAGGEVVLDASASSQFVSGLLLGAARFERGIVVRHVGPPVPSAPHLRMTVQMLRAAGAAVDDATPDVWTVEPGRLSGRGWDIEPDLSGAVPFFAAALVTGGGVTLLGWPRSSLQPVDTLRDLLSRMGGEVTLGTDGLTVRGTGTIRGLDADLSDVSEFTPVLAALAVLADSPSRLRGVGHIRGHETDRLAALARELNGLGAEVTDTADGLEIRPRPLRGGTFRTYADHRMAHAAAVIGLTVPGIGLDDVACTSKTMPEFPALWSTMVTGGDGRR
- a CDS encoding SOS response-associated peptidase, whose protein sequence is MCGRYATTRSAADLSALFEAFDETGGRLAADYNVAPTDPVPVVRRDVDSDPPVLSVARWGLLPHWAKDTRGAARMINARAETVATTRAYAQSFARRRCLVPADGWYEWVRRDGGKQAYFMTPRDGGVLAFAGLWSRWHGAGEPLLTTSVVTTAALGELALVHDRMPLLLPRDRWADWLDGDDDPAVLLAPPDGKSLAEIEIRPVGKAVGDVRNDGPELVARVPAAPLRALPEGPMATTLF
- a CDS encoding WhiB family transcriptional regulator, producing the protein MTRARMPRPHEVAAARRDPRLLRALSERRLDDAWRTRGVCQSVDPETFFPAPSEPADSAVALCRTCDVQGPCLAWALEVGDCHGVWGATTPRERRAMLVAWRDQVEHDPDAVGDAGPPVRDRLLTLVPLSSSRR